In the Flavisolibacter tropicus genome, one interval contains:
- the tsaD gene encoding tRNA (adenosine(37)-N6)-threonylcarbamoyltransferase complex transferase subunit TsaD, with translation MSENISNPGSLPETETKGITILAIESSCDETSASVCKDGAILSNFIANQTVHEKYGGVVPELASRAHMQNIVPVIDTALKEANTSLAEVDAIAFTQAPGLIGSLLVGSQFAKSMALALNKPLIAVHHMQAHVLANLIEDPKPSFPFLCLTVSGGHTQIVLARSATDLEVIGETIDDAAGEAFDKTAKLIGLPYPGGPLVDKYAKEGNPHRFKFAEPQIEGLNFSFSGLKTSVLYFLQKEIKANPAFVEENLADICASVQYTIINILLKKLKRAAIETGIQDLCIAGGVSANSGLRTALKELGEKYGWRTHIPSFQYCTDNAGMIAITAYHKYLAGAFADLSVTASARAEWS, from the coding sequence ATGAGTGAGAACATTTCCAACCCAGGTTCTCTGCCTGAGACTGAGACAAAGGGTATAACCATATTGGCAATAGAATCATCGTGCGATGAGACGTCAGCATCGGTATGTAAGGATGGTGCTATTCTTTCCAACTTCATTGCCAACCAAACGGTGCATGAAAAATATGGCGGAGTGGTACCCGAGCTGGCCAGCCGGGCGCATATGCAAAACATTGTCCCGGTAATAGATACAGCCCTGAAAGAAGCCAACACAAGCCTGGCCGAGGTTGATGCTATTGCTTTTACGCAGGCTCCTGGACTGATTGGTTCCTTATTGGTTGGCAGCCAGTTTGCCAAGTCTATGGCATTAGCCTTAAACAAGCCTTTGATAGCGGTTCACCATATGCAGGCCCATGTATTGGCCAACCTGATTGAAGATCCTAAGCCCTCTTTTCCTTTCCTGTGCTTAACCGTAAGCGGTGGGCATACCCAAATTGTATTAGCCCGTTCGGCTACCGATCTGGAAGTTATTGGTGAAACCATTGACGATGCGGCTGGTGAGGCGTTTGATAAAACAGCTAAACTGATAGGACTTCCCTATCCTGGTGGTCCGTTGGTAGATAAGTATGCCAAGGAAGGTAATCCGCACCGTTTCAAATTTGCAGAGCCCCAAATAGAAGGATTGAACTTTAGCTTCAGCGGGTTAAAAACCTCTGTATTGTATTTTCTTCAAAAAGAAATAAAAGCCAACCCAGCATTTGTTGAAGAGAACCTGGCCGATATCTGCGCTTCGGTGCAATACACCATTATCAACATCTTATTGAAGAAGCTAAAGCGGGCAGCCATTGAAACCGGAATACAGGATCTCTGTATAGCCGGTGGCGTTTCTGCCAACAGTGGCTTGCGTACGGCACTTAAGGAGTTAGGAGAAAAATATGGCTGGCGTACGCACATTCCATCCTTTCAATACTGTACCGATAACGCCGGAATGATAGCCATTACGGCTTATCATAAATATTTAGCCGGTGCTTTTGCTGATCTTTCTGTAACGGCCAGCGCCCGTGCCGAGTGGAGTTAA
- a CDS encoding NAD(P)-dependent oxidoreductase, which yields MITIGLIREGKIPADNRVALTPTQCKWIKKRHPNVDVVVQHSPDRCFSDAEYKRAGIELVDDISHCDILLGIKEVPLKNLVPNKTYLFFSHTKKKQPHNQKLLQAILEKNITLIDYECLEHEDGQRIIGFGFFAGIVGAHNGMMAYGNRTGAYNLGRVHQHKTFRKLMHTYFGLQIPNVKIAVTGSGRVAQGISEIMNLMQIREVEKEEFLDREFSYPVYVHLKGSDLYCHKDDGSYNRMDFHHNPTTYKSLFPAYTRATDILMNGVYWDKNIPRLFEKEDVHHPDFRIQVIADVTDDTNGSVPINLGDQSIADPVYGVDKQTFEKTAPYVPGSIDVMAVGNLPNELPRDASRYFGEQLLKFVLPAVLRGNDPVIKHATIVKDGELTSEFSYLEDYAKGL from the coding sequence ATGATTACGATTGGTCTAATTCGAGAAGGAAAAATACCTGCCGATAACAGGGTAGCCCTAACGCCTACACAATGTAAGTGGATCAAAAAACGGCACCCAAATGTTGATGTCGTTGTACAACATTCTCCTGATCGCTGCTTTTCGGATGCAGAGTACAAAAGAGCCGGTATTGAATTAGTAGACGATATATCGCACTGCGATATACTCCTTGGTATTAAGGAAGTACCCCTTAAAAATCTTGTGCCAAATAAAACCTATCTGTTCTTTTCACATACTAAAAAGAAACAGCCACACAATCAAAAGCTATTGCAGGCTATTCTTGAAAAGAATATAACGCTCATTGACTACGAATGCCTGGAACATGAAGATGGTCAACGTATCATAGGCTTTGGCTTTTTTGCAGGTATTGTAGGTGCGCATAATGGCATGATGGCCTATGGCAATCGTACTGGTGCTTATAACTTAGGCAGGGTACACCAGCATAAAACCTTTCGTAAACTGATGCATACCTATTTTGGCTTGCAGATCCCTAACGTAAAGATTGCTGTTACAGGTTCTGGAAGAGTAGCACAGGGTATTTCAGAGATCATGAACCTGATGCAAATACGGGAAGTGGAAAAAGAAGAATTCCTGGATCGCGAGTTTAGCTATCCTGTTTATGTGCATTTAAAAGGCAGTGATCTTTATTGCCATAAAGATGATGGTTCTTACAACCGTATGGATTTTCACCATAATCCAACAACGTATAAAAGTCTTTTTCCAGCCTATACCCGCGCAACGGATATTTTAATGAATGGGGTGTACTGGGATAAAAATATTCCCCGCTTGTTTGAAAAAGAAGATGTGCATCATCCTGATTTTCGCATACAGGTGATTGCCGATGTAACAGATGATACCAACGGTTCGGTACCCATCAACCTGGGCGATCAAAGCATTGCAGATCCCGTATATGGCGTGGATAAGCAAACGTTTGAGAAAACAGCACCTTATGTACCCGGCTCTATAGATGTAATGGCCGTTGGTAACCTGCCCAATGAACTGCCACGCGATGCCTCCCGCTACTTTGGTGAGCAGCTGCTGAAGTTTGTGCTGCCAGCGGTTTTAAGAGGGAACGACCCTGTAATAAAACATGCCACAATAGTTAAGGATGGCGAACTGACATCAGAGTTTAGCTACCTGGAAGATTATGCGAAAGGACTATAA
- a CDS encoding tRNA1(Val) (adenine(37)-N6)-methyltransferase, producing the protein MPNPYFQFKQFTVYHDRCAMKVTTDGCLFGAWVARESMVNGQWSMESELLSDSHELGGSGQRAVDGRRMLDIGAGTGLLSLMVAQKNIGAAIDAVEIDKQAASQAEENVKGSSFASNITVYEGDITAWDKGSYDVIYSNPPFYEKEIPSSQQQKNIAHHGEGLRLETLLTIISQKLTDEGQFYLLLPYKRKGAIEKGLQNVGLYLEKEVIVKPTTENLPFRLLLKGGKQPTTVQTETLSIYDASKSYTPEFVSLLKDYYLYL; encoded by the coding sequence ATGCCGAACCCCTATTTTCAATTTAAGCAGTTTACGGTCTACCACGACCGCTGTGCTATGAAAGTAACCACTGATGGTTGTTTGTTTGGTGCGTGGGTAGCCAGAGAGTCAATGGTCAATGGTCAATGGTCAATGGAAAGTGAACTATTGAGCGATAGTCATGAATTGGGGGGCAGTGGGCAGAGGGCGGTAGACGGTAGACGGATGCTGGATATTGGGGCTGGCACCGGGTTATTGAGTTTAATGGTGGCACAGAAGAATATCGGTGCAGCTATTGATGCAGTGGAGATCGATAAGCAAGCCGCTTCACAGGCTGAAGAAAATGTAAAGGGCAGCTCCTTTGCATCAAACATTACAGTATACGAGGGCGATATAACGGCATGGGATAAGGGATCTTATGATGTTATTTATTCCAATCCTCCTTTTTATGAGAAGGAAATCCCCTCATCTCAACAGCAAAAGAATATCGCGCATCATGGAGAAGGCTTGCGACTGGAAACTTTATTGACGATCATTTCCCAGAAACTGACAGATGAGGGACAGTTCTATTTACTGCTCCCCTATAAACGCAAAGGCGCCATTGAAAAAGGGCTGCAAAATGTAGGGTTGTATTTGGAAAAAGAAGTGATCGTAAAACCTACTACAGAAAACCTACCCTTCCGGTTGTTATTGAAAGGCGGTAAACAACCAACCACTGTTCAAACGGAAACGCTTTCTATTTACGATGCGTCAAAATCCTATACGCCGGAATTTGTATCGCTACTTAAAGATTATTACCTGTATTTATAG
- a CDS encoding T9SS type B sorting domain-containing protein, translating into MTLVLTVAPAVSSSETKSLCQGQLPYQWHGRSLTQAGTYKDTLQNQVGCDSIVTLVLTVAPAVSSSETKSLCQGQLPYQWHGRSLTQAGTYKDTLQNQVGCDSIVTLVLTVAPAVSSSETKSLCQGQLPYQWHGRSLTQAGTYKDTLQNQVGCDSIVTLVLTVAPAVSSSETKSLCQGQLPYQWHGRSLTQAGTYKDTLQNQVGCDSIVTLVLTVAPAVSSSETKSLCQGQLPYQWHGRSLTQAGTYKDTLQNQVGCDSIVTLVLTVAPAVSRVENISLCSRAYTLPNGTIVTVSGTYTSTFTSSLGCDSIIITKLTLNEPPILKVNDPVALCAGNSVNLTDPAITQGSSSGLQFSYWLDANATQAVSNSTSVSVSGTYYIKATSELGCDTIAPVKVRINAIEIKVTAQNESCLSTGSILVTATNGSEPYVYSIDGINYQTNNTFTNVPKGTYTVYAKDAIGCIGQTTVTISPSPNAIIEGGRSICSASSQTLTVSFTGNAPWTLIYSDGVATHTITSITSSPYSFTVSPTSTTTYSLLSVSDVKCTNNNLNSSTTVTIMPSQSGIRYPDVIAEENVPKQLVARDMGPGATYRWNPPTGLNFINIKNPIFKYDNEVEYTIAINPNSGCPVVDTVLVRLQSLSPTDIHSDIFVPKAWSPNNDKHNDRLFPLTVKIKELYYFRIFNRWGQLVFETNIIGNGWDGIFKGKPQVSDVYTWTLEAVGQDGKYYKRSGNSILLR; encoded by the coding sequence GTGACGTTGGTGTTGACGGTGGCACCAGCGGTGAGCAGCTCGGAAACCAAGAGCCTGTGTCAGGGCCAGTTGCCATACCAGTGGCATGGTCGCTCGCTGACGCAAGCGGGCACCTATAAGGATACCCTCCAAAACCAGGTGGGTTGTGACTCCATCGTGACGTTGGTGTTGACGGTGGCACCAGCGGTGAGCAGCTCGGAAACCAAGAGCCTGTGTCAGGGCCAGTTGCCATACCAGTGGCATGGTCGCTCGCTGACGCAAGCGGGCACCTATAAGGATACCCTCCAAAACCAGGTGGGTTGTGACTCCATCGTGACGTTGGTGTTGACGGTGGCACCAGCGGTGAGCAGCTCGGAAACCAAGAGCCTGTGTCAGGGCCAGTTGCCATACCAGTGGCATGGTCGCTCGCTGACGCAAGCGGGCACCTATAAGGATACCCTCCAAAACCAGGTGGGTTGTGACTCCATCGTGACGTTGGTGTTGACGGTGGCACCAGCGGTGAGCAGCTCGGAAACCAAGAGCCTGTGTCAGGGCCAGTTGCCATACCAGTGGCATGGTCGCTCGCTGACGCAAGCGGGCACCTATAAGGATACCCTCCAAAACCAGGTGGGTTGTGACTCCATCGTGACGTTGGTGTTGACGGTGGCACCAGCGGTGAGCAGCTCGGAAACCAAGAGCCTGTGTCAGGGCCAGTTGCCATACCAGTGGCATGGTCGCTCGCTGACGCAAGCGGGCACCTATAAGGATACCCTCCAAAACCAGGTGGGTTGTGACTCCATCGTGACGTTGGTGTTGACGGTGGCACCAGCGGTGAGCAGAGTTGAAAATATTTCCCTTTGTTCAAGAGCATATACGTTGCCCAATGGTACTATCGTTACAGTGAGTGGTACATATACATCTACTTTCACATCTAGCTTAGGTTGTGATAGTATCATAATTACCAAACTAACTTTAAATGAACCTCCAATATTAAAGGTCAATGACCCTGTAGCTCTATGTGCAGGGAACTCAGTAAACTTAACTGACCCTGCTATCACACAGGGCTCTAGCAGCGGACTGCAGTTTTCATATTGGCTTGATGCAAATGCTACACAAGCAGTAAGCAATTCAACATCAGTTTCTGTTAGTGGTACTTATTATATAAAAGCCACTTCAGAATTAGGTTGTGATACTATCGCGCCTGTTAAGGTTAGAATTAATGCTATAGAAATAAAAGTAACTGCGCAAAATGAAAGCTGCTTATCCACCGGTTCAATTCTTGTAACTGCTACAAATGGTTCAGAACCATATGTATATAGTATTGATGGAATAAATTATCAGACAAATAACACATTTACTAATGTTCCTAAAGGAACATATACGGTGTATGCTAAAGATGCAATTGGCTGTATAGGACAGACAACCGTAACGATTTCTCCATCTCCTAATGCAATAATTGAAGGAGGTCGTAGTATATGTTCTGCTTCTTCTCAAACGCTTACAGTTTCCTTTACCGGAAATGCACCGTGGACATTAATTTATTCAGATGGAGTAGCTACTCATACAATCACTTCAATTACTTCATCTCCATATTCCTTTACTGTGAGTCCCACTTCTACAACCACTTACTCTCTGCTAAGTGTTTCGGATGTGAAATGCACAAATAATAATCTTAATAGTTCTACTACTGTAACGATAATGCCTTCTCAGTCTGGTATACGATATCCGGATGTAATAGCAGAAGAAAATGTTCCGAAACAGTTAGTTGCTAGAGATATGGGACCAGGTGCAACTTATAGATGGAATCCACCTACTGGTTTAAATTTTATCAATATTAAAAATCCAATTTTTAAATATGATAATGAAGTTGAGTATACAATAGCAATTAATCCTAATTCTGGATGTCCTGTTGTTGATACTGTTTTGGTTAGACTTCAAAGTCTTAGTCCAACTGATATACACTCAGATATATTCGTTCCAAAAGCATGGTCACCTAACAACGATAAACATAATGATCGCTTATTCCCTCTGACTGTTAAGATTAAAGAGTTGTATTATTTCAGAATATTTAATCGTTGGGGTCAACTGGTATTCGAAACAAATATTATTGGAAATGGTTGGGATGGCATTTTCAAAGGAAAGCCACAGGTTAGCGATGTGTATACATGGACATTAGAGGCTGTTGGACAAGACGGAAAATATTATAAACGTAGTGGAAACTCTATTCTGCTAAGATAA
- a CDS encoding ABC transporter permease — protein MRRIIEIISSSFRMALQELWKNKLRTFLSLFGITIGIFCIIGVLSTVQSLEYNLQQEIKSLGTNTIYIDKWEYGAGGGPDYPWWKYVKRPVPKYEELKPIKERTSIAEFAAFKIQVNDNVEVNDNIARVNIYGITDEFTYIQPVEIAHGRYMTDAEFETGASAIVIGNEIAEKLYGDQQYALGKTMTIRGKKCTVVGVIKKQGQQMLGGWQFDQSVVTPYRFARTIMDEFKADPLVLVKGKDNVNSKELQDDLRGTMRSIHKLSPTQSDDFALNDVNDFSDLMSKAFVSVNIGGWAIAALSLIVGMFGVANIMFVTVKERTPQIGLKKAIGAKSGIILTEFLAESAFLCIIGGTIGIILVFGLTKIVSSVFHFPIFISTPLLLLAVFICIVVGLLAGIIPAYQASKMDPVVAIRS, from the coding sequence ATGCGCCGCATAATAGAAATCATCAGCAGTAGTTTTCGAATGGCTTTACAAGAGCTATGGAAAAATAAATTGCGCACCTTTCTATCCCTGTTTGGTATTACCATTGGGATCTTTTGCATTATTGGCGTGTTATCTACTGTACAAAGCCTGGAATACAACCTGCAGCAAGAGATCAAATCATTGGGCACTAATACCATTTACATAGACAAGTGGGAATATGGCGCGGGCGGTGGTCCAGATTACCCTTGGTGGAAATATGTAAAACGCCCCGTCCCCAAATATGAAGAATTAAAACCTATTAAAGAACGTACATCTATTGCTGAGTTTGCTGCTTTTAAAATACAGGTGAATGATAATGTTGAGGTAAATGATAACATTGCGCGCGTTAATATCTACGGTATCACAGATGAATTCACCTACATACAGCCGGTGGAAATTGCGCATGGCCGCTATATGACCGATGCTGAATTTGAAACGGGCGCCAGTGCCATTGTTATTGGCAATGAAATAGCGGAGAAGCTGTATGGCGACCAACAATATGCACTGGGTAAGACTATGACCATCCGTGGCAAAAAGTGTACGGTGGTAGGTGTGATCAAAAAACAGGGTCAACAAATGTTAGGTGGCTGGCAGTTTGACCAAAGTGTAGTAACACCATATCGGTTTGCGCGTACCATTATGGATGAATTTAAGGCAGACCCACTGGTATTGGTAAAAGGGAAAGATAACGTAAATAGTAAAGAGCTACAGGATGACCTCCGTGGCACTATGCGCTCTATTCATAAATTAAGTCCTACCCAAAGTGATGACTTTGCACTAAACGATGTTAATGATTTCAGTGACCTTATGAGCAAGGCGTTTGTTAGTGTGAACATTGGCGGCTGGGCCATTGCAGCCCTTTCGCTCATAGTAGGCATGTTTGGTGTAGCCAATATCATGTTTGTAACCGTTAAAGAACGTACGCCACAGATAGGCTTAAAGAAAGCCATTGGTGCTAAGAGCGGTATTATTCTAACTGAGTTTTTAGCGGAGTCTGCCTTCTTGTGCATTATCGGTGGTACCATCGGTATAATACTTGTTTTTGGGCTTACCAAGATTGTTTCCTCTGTTTTTCATTTTCCCATTTTCATTTCTACTCCTCTTCTGCTTTTAGCGGTATTTATCTGTATAGTGGTGGGACTGTTGGCAGGAATTATTCCGGCATACCAGGCGTCTAAGATGGATCCGGTGGTGGCGATCAGGAGCTAG
- a CDS encoding Tex family protein → MELKYIQKIAEKLSLSIKQITNVFNLQAEGATIPFMARYRKEVTGNLDEVALGNIVEEIDYFTDLDKRKATVVKTIDEQGKLTEDLKKRIDECYNTTELEDIYLPYKPKRKTRATQAIEKGLEPLAKLIFEQGSFNPEEEATKFLKEEVKDTKEALQGARDIIAEWISENEQARNKVRQLFTESSTLSAKLYTPKKDEPDAQKYRDYFEFSEPLSQSPSHRLMAIRRGEKEGFLIMDISIEKQSAYDELSRIFIKSSNPAAGEVQKAIEDSYNRLLKMSIENEFRLSSKTKADEEAINVFAENLRQLLLASPLGSKKVLALDPGYRTGCKLVCLDAQGNLVYNTAIYPHPPQNEWQASVATIKQLVDKYDIEAIGVGNGTAGRETETLVRSIDFGKPVSIFQVNESGASIYSASEVAREEFPDQDVTVRGAVSIGRRLLDPLSELVKIDPKSIGVGQYQHDVNQVKLKSALDRVVESAVNFVGVDVNTASKHLLQYVSGISSTLAGNIVSYRALNGPFKSRDELKKVSLMGPKTFEQCAGFLRIPGATNPLDNSSVHPERYGLVEQMAADVQATLEDLIKKSDLRKQINKRKYITETVGEFTIEDILKELEKPGRDPRAQIEEFHFDDTIKSIEDVKVGMTVPGIVTNITAFGAFVDIGVKQDGLVHVSQLSNRYVSDPNEVVKLNQKVQVTVTEVDVTRKRIALTMKTAGGNEQKGERRDNNRPAKNVNKKPEPLNAFQSKLMDLKKKFND, encoded by the coding sequence ATGGAACTGAAGTATATCCAAAAGATAGCTGAAAAACTAAGCCTCTCGATCAAGCAGATCACTAACGTATTTAACCTACAGGCCGAAGGTGCTACCATTCCTTTTATGGCTCGTTACCGTAAGGAGGTTACAGGCAACCTGGACGAGGTAGCCCTTGGCAACATCGTTGAGGAGATCGACTACTTTACTGATCTGGACAAGCGAAAAGCTACAGTTGTAAAAACAATAGATGAGCAAGGTAAACTGACAGAGGATCTGAAAAAGCGTATCGACGAGTGTTACAATACTACAGAGCTGGAAGATATTTATCTGCCTTACAAACCCAAGCGTAAGACACGTGCTACACAGGCTATCGAAAAAGGCCTAGAGCCACTGGCCAAGCTGATCTTTGAGCAGGGTAGTTTCAATCCTGAGGAAGAGGCTACAAAGTTCCTGAAAGAAGAAGTAAAAGATACAAAGGAAGCACTACAGGGTGCCCGTGATATTATTGCTGAGTGGATCAGTGAAAATGAACAGGCGCGTAATAAGGTGCGTCAGCTGTTTACAGAAAGTTCTACGCTCTCTGCTAAGCTCTATACCCCTAAGAAAGATGAGCCGGATGCCCAGAAATACCGCGACTATTTTGAGTTCAGTGAGCCTTTGTCACAAAGCCCCTCACACCGCCTGATGGCGATCCGCCGTGGTGAGAAAGAAGGCTTCTTGATCATGGATATATCTATTGAGAAGCAGTCGGCCTATGATGAGCTGTCACGCATCTTCATAAAATCCTCTAACCCGGCCGCTGGTGAAGTGCAAAAAGCCATTGAAGACAGCTACAACCGTTTGCTGAAAATGTCTATTGAAAATGAGTTTCGTCTCAGCAGCAAGACCAAGGCCGATGAAGAAGCCATTAACGTATTTGCAGAAAACCTGCGTCAGTTATTGTTAGCTTCTCCCTTAGGTTCTAAAAAAGTATTGGCATTAGACCCAGGATACCGTACCGGTTGTAAGCTGGTGTGTCTGGACGCACAAGGTAACCTTGTATATAATACAGCTATCTATCCGCACCCACCACAAAACGAGTGGCAGGCAAGTGTGGCTACTATTAAGCAACTGGTAGATAAATATGATATTGAAGCCATCGGAGTAGGTAATGGTACAGCAGGAAGAGAAACCGAAACGCTGGTGCGCAGCATTGACTTTGGCAAACCTGTGAGCATCTTTCAGGTGAATGAAAGTGGAGCCTCTATCTATTCGGCCTCAGAAGTAGCGCGTGAAGAGTTCCCCGATCAGGATGTAACCGTACGTGGTGCAGTATCCATCGGTCGTCGTTTATTAGATCCCCTAAGCGAGCTGGTAAAGATCGATCCAAAGTCTATTGGGGTTGGGCAATACCAGCACGATGTAAACCAGGTGAAACTAAAAAGCGCCTTGGATAGAGTAGTGGAGAGCGCGGTGAACTTTGTGGGGGTAGATGTGAATACAGCTTCTAAGCATTTGCTGCAATATGTATCGGGTATCAGTTCTACACTGGCCGGCAATATTGTTTCTTATAGAGCGCTGAATGGACCATTCAAAAGCCGTGATGAACTGAAAAAGGTATCCCTGATGGGACCTAAAACCTTTGAGCAGTGTGCTGGTTTCTTGCGTATTCCTGGTGCTACGAATCCATTGGATAACTCTTCTGTTCACCCAGAGCGTTATGGTTTGGTAGAGCAAATGGCTGCCGATGTTCAGGCTACCCTGGAAGACCTGATCAAGAAAAGCGACCTGCGTAAGCAAATCAATAAGCGGAAATATATCACGGAGACAGTAGGGGAGTTTACCATTGAAGATATCCTGAAAGAACTGGAAAAGCCAGGTCGCGACCCTCGTGCGCAGATCGAGGAGTTCCATTTTGATGATACCATCAAGTCTATTGAAGATGTAAAAGTGGGTATGACAGTGCCTGGAATTGTTACCAACATCACTGCCTTTGGCGCCTTCGTAGATATTGGTGTTAAACAAGATGGCTTGGTGCACGTTTCGCAGCTAAGCAACCGTTATGTGTCAGATCCCAACGAAGTGGTAAAGCTGAATCAGAAAGTGCAGGTAACCGTTACCGAAGTAGATGTAACCCGTAAACGTATCGCTTTAACTATGAAAACGGCGGGTGGAAATGAGCAGAAAGGCGAGCGTCGCGACAATAACCGTCCCGCTAAGAATGTCAACAAAAAGCCCGAGCCCTTAAATGCTTTTCAAAGCAAGTTGATGGATTTGAAGAAGAAGTTTAATGATTAA
- a CDS encoding anti-sigma factor family protein has protein sequence MSELDQTPIGDESVEIRLWDYIDGLADASERAAVEKLIADHTEWRMKYQELLDVHQMVQTTELEEPSMRFSKNVMEEIAKFHIAPATKNYINQKIIWGIGAFFLTVIVGFVIYGISQINWSAGSTNSGIGIDFAQVDYSRMFNNNFVNTFMMLNVVLGLMLFDRILDMKKKQYRGHAS, from the coding sequence ATGAGTGAATTGGATCAAACCCCTATTGGGGACGAGAGCGTAGAGATCAGGCTGTGGGATTATATAGACGGATTGGCAGACGCCTCTGAACGGGCTGCTGTTGAAAAACTGATAGCAGATCATACAGAATGGCGCATGAAGTACCAGGAGCTATTGGACGTTCACCAAATGGTTCAGACCACTGAACTGGAAGAGCCATCCATGCGCTTTAGCAAGAATGTAATGGAGGAGATCGCCAAATTCCATATTGCACCTGCTACCAAGAACTATATCAACCAAAAGATCATCTGGGGTATTGGAGCCTTCTTTTTAACGGTCATAGTAGGTTTTGTGATCTATGGCATCAGCCAGATCAACTGGTCGGCTGGTAGCACCAATTCAGGCATAGGCATTGACTTCGCGCAGGTGGATTACAGCCGGATGTTCAATAACAACTTCGTAAATACATTTATGATGCTGAACGTGGTATTAGGACTAATGCTGTTTGACCGTATCCTGGACATGAAGAAAAAGCAGTACAGAGGTCATGCTTCTTAG
- a CDS encoding PorP/SprF family type IX secretion system membrane protein, which translates to MKNVICAAVFTFSLLTITGSYGQDPSFSQFYSSPLNINPALTGNINADWRIISNFRTQWIGPASPYTTGTISYDRKVLQNKIPNVYEEKSTLGVGAMLMYDHAMAGIQKSTYASMNLAYSLLLSDNNSKQRLGAGFGAIYGRRYIDFDRLNFQEQFTGNGFDTNLPTGEAALSNMKPYFSVSAGITYSIRTEKSNWDIGVAGFHLNKPRQTFLQDELQNLPVRKVIHTNYETLLNESVVLNANAIYQYQYEAQYYSFGAALGYYVGASDQTILNAGLWYWSENAIVPYVGLTYKDLQFGLTYDWTISKLRHASPKPKTFELSIILRGVTNPTGVIPCPWK; encoded by the coding sequence ATGAAAAATGTAATTTGTGCGGCAGTATTTACCTTTTCTCTGTTAACTATAACAGGTTCTTATGGTCAGGATCCAAGTTTTTCTCAGTTTTATTCTTCACCACTAAATATAAATCCTGCACTTACTGGTAATATAAATGCAGACTGGAGGATAATTTCGAACTTTCGTACGCAATGGATAGGGCCTGCAAGCCCATATACTACAGGTACTATATCATATGATCGAAAAGTTCTGCAGAATAAAATTCCAAATGTTTATGAAGAGAAAAGCACTTTAGGAGTTGGTGCAATGTTAATGTATGATCATGCAATGGCTGGCATACAGAAAAGTACTTATGCATCAATGAACCTTGCTTATTCGCTTTTGCTTTCTGATAATAATAGCAAACAACGATTAGGTGCTGGGTTTGGTGCAATTTATGGTCGTAGATATATTGATTTTGATAGATTAAACTTTCAAGAACAATTTACAGGTAATGGTTTTGATACGAACCTTCCTACGGGGGAAGCTGCTTTGTCTAATATGAAACCTTATTTCTCTGTAAGTGCTGGAATTACTTATAGTATTAGAACTGAAAAGAGTAATTGGGATATTGGAGTAGCAGGCTTCCACTTGAATAAGCCAAGACAAACATTCTTACAAGACGAGCTTCAAAACCTTCCGGTTAGAAAAGTAATACATACTAATTATGAAACATTATTAAATGAATCTGTTGTTTTAAATGCTAATGCTATTTATCAATATCAGTATGAAGCTCAGTATTATTCATTTGGGGCGGCTTTAGGATATTATGTTGGCGCTTCTGATCAAACCATTTTAAATGCAGGATTATGGTATTGGTCTGAAAATGCAATTGTTCCTTATGTTGGGCTTACCTATAAAGACTTACAGTTTGGGCTGACTTATGATTGGACTATTTCAAAGTTGAGACATGCTAGCCCTAAGCCAAAAACATTTGAATTATCGATTATTTTAAGGGGGGTCACAAATCCCACTGGTGTAATTCCTTGCCCTTGGAAGTAG